A region of Paenibacillus sp. 37 DNA encodes the following proteins:
- a CDS encoding YqkE family protein, translating into MAKSKKRPPAPKVAAQDKPTTLKDLLSSDVLEKLKAQADEAKAAEAALKEQERQQAEEARQAEQKRRDNDFEYLLNNSAMDWKKHK; encoded by the coding sequence ATGGCAAAATCCAAAAAACGCCCCCCTGCTCCCAAAGTAGCAGCACAGGATAAACCTACAACACTGAAAGATCTGCTAAGCAGTGATGTGCTGGAGAAACTGAAAGCTCAGGCAGATGAGGCGAAGGCTGCCGAAGCGGCACTTAAGGAGCAGGAACGTCAGCAAGCAGAAGAAGCTCGCCAAGCGGAGCAGAAGCGCCGGGATAACGACTTCGAATATCTGCTGAATAACAGCGCTATGGACTGGAAGAAACATAAGTAA